The Dyella sp. 2HG41-7 sequence GGATCTGTTCGACCGTCTCGGCGCCACGCCGGAGCAGATGGATTTCCCGATCGTCTACGCGTCCGCACTGAACGGTTACGCCTCGCTCGATCACGACGCCCGCGAAGGCGACATGACCCCGCTTTACCAGGCGATCATGGACCACGCGCCGAAGCCGGACGTGGACCCCACCGGTCCGTTCCAGATGCGCATCAGCCAGCTCGACTACAACAACTTCGTCGGCGTGATCGGCATCGGCCGCATCCAGCGCGGCACGTTGAAGAAGAACATGCCGGTCGCGGTGATCGATCGCCACGGCAAAAAGCGCCAAGGCAAGGTGCTGCAGGTGCTCGGCTTCCTCGGTCTTGAGCGCATCGAGCAGGACACCGCCGAAGCCGGCGACATCGTCGCCATCTCCGGCATTCAAGAGCTGACCATTTCCGACACGGTCTGCGCGCTCGACGCACCCGAAGCGCTGCCCGCGCTCACCGTCGACGAACCGACCATCAGCATGACTTTCCAGGTGAACAACTCGCCGTTCGCCGGCAACAAAGATCTCTCCGGCGGCAAGTTCCTCACCAGCCGCCAGCTGAAGGATCGCCTGGATCGCGAGCAGGTCCACAACGTGGCGCTGAAGGTCGAGCAAGGTTCCGATGCCGACAAGTTCCTCGTCTCCGGCCGCGGTGAATTGCATCTATCGGTACTGATTGAAAACATGCGCCGCGAAGGTTATGAGCTGGCCGTGTCGCGTCCGGAAGTGATCATCAAGGAAATCGACGGCCAGAAGATGGAGCCGATCGAACAGCTGGTGGTGGACGTGGAAGAAAATCACCAGGGTCCGGTGATGGAACGCCTGGGCGTGCGCAAAGGCCAGCTCAAGAACATGGAGCCGGATGGCAAAGGCCGCGTTCGCCTGGAATACATGATTCCTGCGCGCGGACTGATCGGCTTCCAGAACCAGTTCAAGACCCTCACCCAGGGTTCGGGCCTGCTGTTCCACGTGTTCGATCATTACGGTCCGAAGGAAGAAGGCCAGATCGCCAAGCGCCTCAACGGCGTGATGATCGCCAACGCCGCCGGCAACACGCCCGCTTATTCGCTCGGGCCGCTGCAAGATCGCGGCAAGCTGTTCGCCGCGGAAGGCGACTCGGTGTATGAAGGTCAGCTGGTGGGCATCCACGCCAAGGACAATGACCTCACTGTCAACGCCATCAAGCCCAAGCCGCTGACCAATATGCGCGCATCGGGCAAAGATGACGCAATCCAGTTGACGCCGGCGACCAAGTTCTCGCTCGAACAGGCGCTGGACTTTATCGACGACGACGAGTTGGTCGAAGTCACGCCGAAGGAAATCCGTCTGCGCAAAAAGCATCTGACGGAAAACGATCGCAAGAAGGCGTCGCGCAGCGCGTAATCGTTGTGTCACGTAACTCGCAAAAGGCCACCGCAAGGTGGCTTTTTGTTTTTTCTCCTTCTCCCCTTTGGGGAGAAGGTTGGGATGAGGGGCCAATCTTGCGAAGATGTCTCACGCAGTGCGTTGACAGCTCCTCCCAGGCCCTGCAGCATCATCGGCGCACTGTTATCGGGCGCCTTCTCCTCGCTCTCATGATCAAAACGCAAAACCGCCGCGCCCTACGCACGCTTTTATCGTTCGCGCTGATCGCCGGCGCGCCGCTGATCGCGCATGCCGACGACGCGCCGCTGTTCGTGCCGCAATGGCTCGGCGCGCAATATACGTTTGTGGATCAGAATCAGTCGCGTGTGCATTCGCCTTATCAAGGTCCGCTGAGCCTCGATCCGAACGGATCGACCGCGCGTTCGCACACCTTTGGCGTGTACTTCGGCGTCGCCCTGCCCTGGCATTTTCAGTATTACTTCGACGTAGAGATGTTCAAAGGCGAAGGCGTCAGCAACGCCACCGGTTTGGGCGGCCTCACCAACGGCGACATCATTCGTTCGGGCGTGGCCAGTCTAGGCAAGCGGCCTTACGTGGCGCGCGACTATCTGCGTTGGGTGTTGCCGCTGAGCGATGAAACAACGGCCGTCGAACGCGGACAGGATCAATTGCCCGATCACGAAGCCACCAAACATATCGAAGTAAAAATCGGCTTTATGGCCGTCAACGACGACTTCGATAAAAACCGCTACGCCAACGCCACGCGCACGCAGTTTATGAATTGGTCGCTGTGGAACAACACCACCTGGGATTTTGCTTCCGATACGCGCGGCTATACCGATGGTTTAGTGATCGGATGGATCATGCCAACCTGGAGTTTGCGCTACGGCATCTACCGCATGCCGGTCGAAGCGAACGGACAAGCGTTGCTGAAATCGTTGAGCGCGTCCAACGGACAGCAACTCGAATTGACCTTGCAGCCGAAACAGGATGGTTGGGCGCTGCGTTTCCTCGGTTACTACAACCGGGGAAACATGGGCCTTTATCAGCAAGCCATCGAGATCGCCGAACAGACGGGACAAACACCAGACATCCACGCCGACGACGCACCTGGCCGTCATAAATTCGGTTTCGGCATCAACGGCGAGCTTCCGATTGCCGACAACGGCGACACCGGCTTCTTTATGCGCGCAGGCTGGAACAATGGAAAGGCCGAATCGTTTATCTTCACCGAAGTCGATCGTTTGCTGAGCGGCGGCTTTCAGTTATCCGGCGTGCATTGGGGACGATCCGACGATCATCTCGGCGTCGGCGTCGCCATCAACGGGCTTTCGCACGAACACGCGCAGTATTTGTCGTTAGGTGGCGAAGGCTTTTTGCTAGGCGATGGCGCGCTGCGCTACGGACCGGAACAGATTGCTGAGGTGTACTACAACATCGCAGTGATCGATCACCTCACCATCAGCCCCGATCTGCAGTTCATTCGCAATCCCGGCTACAACCGCGATCGCGGACCTGCGCGATTTGCAGGATTGCGCGCACACGTGCAGTTCTGACGCATCTGCTCTCCCCTACTACACGTACGGGAGGGAGTGACATCAGGCAAGCAGATAGATCATCCATTCAATCGATCGCTGCACCGAATCGTCGTCGGCGCAACAAGATGCATATCGAACACCAGCAACTCGTTGTGTCCACGCGAAAGCCATGACGCCGGGCAATACAACCGCTGTTGCGGACCGATACGCCAATAGCGCCCGAGCAACTTGCCGTTGACCCACAGATAGCCTTTGTTCCACTCGCTCATATCGATGTAGCAATCGCCCGTATTGTCCAACTTGACGATAGCTTTAAAGAACATGCCGGGTCGTTGCTTGGACGGCGAATCGGCGCGCATCGGCGGAAGGCCGGCGACGTACGCCTCATCGATCGGCAAGCTGTGCGCCTGCCAGTTGTGCAGTTCTTCGCCGTCCAGCGTGACCGCGCCGACGATGCCTTTGAAGTCGTACATCGCCTGGCCATAACCCACATGGCCGAAACTGTCGACCAGAATATCCACGATCACGCCCGCGCCATTCGCGGGCGGCGGAATATCCACGTAGTTCTTCACGTGCAAACCAGGTTTATTTACGCGCGACACGTAATCTAGATACTTGCCGTCGCTGAACACTGTGCCGTAGTCGCGCAAGCCCTCCATATCGAGCATGCCGCCGCTCAACAACGTTTTGCGGTACACCACCATGCCTTGATTCTGCGCAAACAAAATCTCGTTCGGATCGGCCTTCTTCACCATCCGCGACGGCAAC is a genomic window containing:
- the typA gene encoding translational GTPase TypA — protein: MSIENLRNIAIVAHVDHGKTTLVDQLLKQSGTLSERTVLAERVMDSNDQEKERGITILAKNTAITWRENRINIVDTPGHADFGGEVERVLSMVDTVLILVDAMDGPMPQTRFVTQKAFAMGFKPIVVVNKIDRPGSRPDWVVEQVWDLFDRLGATPEQMDFPIVYASALNGYASLDHDAREGDMTPLYQAIMDHAPKPDVDPTGPFQMRISQLDYNNFVGVIGIGRIQRGTLKKNMPVAVIDRHGKKRQGKVLQVLGFLGLERIEQDTAEAGDIVAISGIQELTISDTVCALDAPEALPALTVDEPTISMTFQVNNSPFAGNKDLSGGKFLTSRQLKDRLDREQVHNVALKVEQGSDADKFLVSGRGELHLSVLIENMRREGYELAVSRPEVIIKEIDGQKMEPIEQLVVDVEENHQGPVMERLGVRKGQLKNMEPDGKGRVRLEYMIPARGLIGFQNQFKTLTQGSGLLFHVFDHYGPKEEGQIAKRLNGVMIANAAGNTPAYSLGPLQDRGKLFAAEGDSVYEGQLVGIHAKDNDLTVNAIKPKPLTNMRASGKDDAIQLTPATKFSLEQALDFIDDDELVEVTPKEIRLRKKHLTENDRKKASRSA
- a CDS encoding carbohydrate porin: MIKTQNRRALRTLLSFALIAGAPLIAHADDAPLFVPQWLGAQYTFVDQNQSRVHSPYQGPLSLDPNGSTARSHTFGVYFGVALPWHFQYYFDVEMFKGEGVSNATGLGGLTNGDIIRSGVASLGKRPYVARDYLRWVLPLSDETTAVERGQDQLPDHEATKHIEVKIGFMAVNDDFDKNRYANATRTQFMNWSLWNNTTWDFASDTRGYTDGLVIGWIMPTWSLRYGIYRMPVEANGQALLKSLSASNGQQLELTLQPKQDGWALRFLGYYNRGNMGLYQQAIEIAEQTGQTPDIHADDAPGRHKFGFGINGELPIADNGDTGFFMRAGWNNGKAESFIFTEVDRLLSGGFQLSGVHWGRSDDHLGVGVAINGLSHEHAQYLSLGGEGFLLGDGALRYGPEQIAEVYYNIAVIDHLTISPDLQFIRNPGYNRDRGPARFAGLRAHVQF